The genomic DNA CATCGTGACGGACCTGACGTGGGAGGATCTACAAGAGATTGGCATCAACAAGCTGGGTGAGTCCCTGCCACTGTGCTGGGGTGGCCCAGGGCAGCCAAGTTTCCCACCCAGGTCCCCACACCCCATTCTCCCTCAGGCTGGGAGGTGCAGGCATGTCCTGAGCACCCGGAAAGGAGAGTTCATGGCTGTCCCTAAGGGCTCCCCATGGCAGGCCGGAGCCAGGCTGAGCCAGGTGGACAATGGCTGTAGTTTGTCTCCTCCCATAGGCAGAGTTTGGATAGCCCGAAGGCCTTTGCCCTGGTTGGTGACGTGACCATGACTCTTCTTGGCCAGGAAACAAAGGCCTTGGGGGCCGGAGCCGACCTAACACCTCTTTCCTGTTGTAATCTTCCTGTAGGCCACCAGAAGAAGATCATGTTGGCCGTCAAGAAGCTCAGAGACCTCCGCAAAAGCCTCAACCAAGCAGAAGCAACTCTGGCAAGACGCAAAGTCCCTGGTGCCCTGGACATTGTCACCATCGAGTCGCTGGAGAACGGGGAGTGCCAGTCACCGCACACCCCCAAAATGACAACTTTCCAGGACAGTGAGCTCAGCTATGAGCTCCAGACAGCCATGTCTAACAGCTGCCATGAGACGCTTGGCATCAAGAGCAGCCAGGGGATGTCACGGAGCCAGGAGAGCATTGGGGTGCGGTCCCGGGGCTCAGGGCACTCACAGGACAATGTGTTGTCCCGGCACCTCTCCAGCCCCTCGCAGGAGAGCCTGGGCAgtggggagagcagcagcagcagtgggcaGTCCTGCGGGCCGCCCCGCGGCAAGGAGAGCCCAGCCAGCCTGCCAGGACGGCCCAGCCCCGAGCCCTACGGGAAACTCATCTCCCCCGAGGGCCTGAATGGCTATGCCAACGGCAGCGGGGGCAGCCCTCTCAAGGAGAGGAACCTGCCTGAAGGCACGGATCAGTACGCCCGGCCGGTGGCTCAGAAAGGTGCCGGGACACCAGCAGTCACCCCATGTACGCCTCCCCAGACCCCCAGCAAAGCGACAGCTCCGTACGTCTTCATGTACCCACACGTCTCCTTGAAATCCCCGACGGTCCCTTCCCTCCTGGGAGTGGAGCAGCCCAAGACTCTGGCCCACCCGTACCCCTCCATCTCCTCCGGGCAGAAGAGCAGCTTGCAGTCGTCGGCCCAAAAAGCATTCTCCTACCTGCACAGCCAGTGTGGCCCCACAGAGCCGCCCGCCATGCCACCCACGCCTGGGGTGGCCCCGAGTGCCTGGCAAGCTGGGGAGCAGCACAACGGGGGCGAAGGCTTCAAGTACAAGAAGCGTTCGCACAGCTTGAACCGCTACGCGCTGTCAGACGGGGagcacgaggaggaggagggggcgcccaccagcaccctgggCTCCTACGCCACCCTGACGCGGCGGCCAGGCCGCAGCCAGATGCCACGGGCCTGTCTGCAGACGGATGCCAAGGTGACCCGCAGCCAGTCCTTTGCCATCCGGGCCAAGCGCAAGGGCCCTCCACCACCGCCTCCCAAGCGCCTCAGCTCCGTCTCCAGTGCCCTCTCTGCCGAGGCAGGTGGTGAGCAGCCCCCCAACCCCGAGcagcagcccgcagccccccaggatgTGGCCGACGCAGGTGCCAGCCCCAGCAATGCCGGCCACAGCAGGACAGTGAAGAGCCTGGCGGCTGCGCTGGAGGGGACGCCAGGGGCGAGTCCGCCCAAGCCCCTCCTGGCCCCAAAACCGCTGCACGTGGCTCAGGACAGCCTCTCCAGGGCAGACGTGGACAATGAGTCCTATAAtggtggtgacaccagcagcGCCACGCTGTCTGACACTGGCAAGGACCCCTTTGAGAGCAGCAAGCCACGGAGACGGACATTCAGCGAGCCCAGCGCTCCCATGACGGAGGTGGATGCACAGGGCGGGCGGGAGGACGCCTGCTCGGACACGGAGGAGGAGGCCAAGCCAGGagtctcctcctcatcctcccagaACAGCTCCAGTGAGTGCATCCCCTTTGCAGAAGAAGGCAACTTAACCATCAAACAGCGGCCAAAGCCCACTGGGCACCCCAAGGCCGACACGGCCATGCTGGACACAGAGCCTGGTTCCCAGCCGGCGGAGCTCCCCTGCTCCGCTGGGAAGGAGCCGGCAGCACCCGCTACCACCAAGGAGCCTCCTGTGCTGGAGTTCAACCTCACCGAGTCGGACACGGTGAAGCGCCGGCCCCGCTTCAGGGAGCGGGAGCCACTGCAGGCGGTGCTGAAGGCGTTCAGCATGGCGGGGCAGGCCGAGGCGGGGGCCAGCCCTGCGCCCCAGTACGCCCAGGCCCAAGCAGTGAGCATCGCGGGCCCCGCCGGGCCAGCACCACGGCCTGGGCTGGCCGGGGATGCCTTTGATGACGACAGTGTGGAGTTCAGGATTGCCGAGATAGAGAAAAGCATCTTGTCGCTGGAGAAGGGGATCAAGAAGGCACCGAGCCCCaccaaagcccccagccccacagagctgctcgGCACCACTGTGGTGAGGACGCCTGCTCCAGGTATGTGGGCTTGCAGGGATGTCCCTGAGGTGGTGGTGGGGCCTGAGGCTCCCTCCTGGGTTGGTACAGGAGGTGAGGAGAACGTGTGCCACCCCATGCCTTCCTTTGCAGACATCCCTGCCAAGCACACCTCCGTGGCATCCACCAAGCTGGTCTTCTCCGGGCCAAAGACCATCTACCAGCAGGTCCTGCAGCCCTCCCGCCACACCGTTGCTCCCTGGGCGGCCACCGAGGCTGTGCCAGATGTGATCGGGTCCCTGGCCGGTCCTGGCTCGCTGACGCTGGAGGTGGGCAGCAAGGTGTCGGCGAAGCCTTTGGCAGCTGCCC from Rissa tridactyla isolate bRisTri1 chromosome 15, bRisTri1.patW.cur.20221130, whole genome shotgun sequence includes the following:
- the CASKIN2 gene encoding caskin-2 isoform X3, encoding MGREQELIQAVKNGDVPGVQKLVAKIKASKSKLLGSAKRLNVNYQDADGFSALHHAALGGSLDLISLLLEAQATVDIKDSNGMRPLHYAAWQGRVEPVRVLLRAAASVNMASLDGQIPLHLSAQYGHYEVSEMLLQHQSNPCLINKAKKTPLDLACEFGRLKVAQLLLNSHLCVALLEGQSKDATDPNYTTPLHLAAKNGHKEIIRQLLKAGIEINKQTKTGTALHEAALYGKTEVVRLLLEGGVDVNIRNTYNQTALDIVNQFTTSHASKDIKQLLRGILKVRALKDFWNLHDPTALNVRAGDVITVLEQHPDGRWKGHIHDAQKGTDRVGYFPPSIAEVISKRTGMVVPRVAPTHQRQGPPGALPVPPGGLQHLPDECPHQAAPSVTLTRTAPGPDSSAGDRNSVGSEGSIGSIRSAGSGQSTEGTNGQSTSILIENARPLPSAGDDLQQHLLGSEPRNGQLTSPAGTQSHQTPGSCPPGDGVFSHQFLRPEQLLEGKDAEAIYNWLSEFQLESYTANFLSAGYDVPTISRMTPEDLTAIGVTKPGHRKKISTEIGQLSIAEWLPNYIPADLMDWLSAIGLPQYHKKLVNNGYDSITIVTDLTWEDLQEIGINKLGHQKKIMLAVKKLRDLRKSLNQAEATLARRKVPGALDIVTIESLENGECQSPHTPKMTTFQDSELSYELQTAMSNSCHETLGIKSSQGMSRSQESIGVRSRGSGHSQDNVLSRHLSSPSQESLGSGESSSSSGQSCGPPRGKESPASLPGRPSPEPYGKLISPEGLNGYANGSGGSPLKERNLPEGTDQYARPVAQKGAGTPAVTPCTPPQTPSKATAPYVFMYPHVSLKSPTVPSLLGVEQPKTLAHPYPSISSGQKSSLQSSAQKAFSYLHSQCGPTEPPAMPPTPGVAPSAWQAGEQHNGGEGFKYKKRSHSLNRYALSDGEHEEEEGAPTSTLGSYATLTRRPGRSQMPRACLQTDAKVTRSQSFAIRAKRKGPPPPPPKRLSSVSSALSAEAGGEQPPNPEQQPAAPQDVADAGASPSNAGHSRTVKSLAAALEGTPGASPPKPLLAPKPLHVAQDSLSRADVDNESYNGGDTSSATLSDTGKDPFESSKPRRRTFSEPSAPMTEVDAQGGREDACSDTEEEAKPGVSSSSSQNSSSECIPFAEEGNLTIKQRPKPTGHPKADTAMLDTEPGSQPAELPCSAGKEPAAPATTKEPPVLEFNLTESDTVKRRPRFREREPLQAVLKAFSMAGQAEAGASPAPQYAQAQAVSIAGPAGPAPRPGLAGDAFDDDSVEFRIAEIEKSILSLEKGIKKAPSPTKAPSPTELLGTTVVRTPAPDIPAKHTSVASTKLVFSGPKTIYQQVLQPSRHTVAPWAATEAVPDVIGSLAGPGSLTLEVGSKVSAKPLAAAPGVALAQQRLEQTNSSLAATLQAAEKKITVEEAESHPGAVHSAKNILEDISNMFDDLADQLDAMLD
- the CASKIN2 gene encoding caskin-2 isoform X2; protein product: MGREQELIQAVKNGDVPGVQKLVAKIKASKSKLLGSAKRLNVNYQDADGFSALHHAALGGSLDLISLLLEAQATVDIKDSNGMRPLHYAAWQGRVEPVRVLLRAAASVNMASLDGQIPLHLSAQYGHYEVSEMLLQHQSNPCLINKAKKTPLDLACEFGRLKVAQLLLNSHLCVALLEGQSKDATDPNYTTPLHLAAKNGHKEIIRQLLKAGIEINKQTKTGTALHEAALYGKTEVVRLLLEGGVDVNIRNTYNQTALDIVNQFTTSHASKDIKQLLREASGILKVRALKDFWNLHDPTALNVRAGDVITVLEQHPDGRWKGHIHDAQKGTDRVGYFPPSIAEVISKRTGMVVPRVAPTHQRQGPPGALPVPPGGLQHLPDECPHQAAPSVTLTRTAPGPDSSAGDRNSVGSEGSIGSIRSAGSGQSTEGTNGQSTSILIENARPLPSAGDDLQQHLLGSEPRNGQLTSPAGTQSHQTPGSCPPGDGVFSHQFLRPEQLLEGKDAEAIYNWLSEFQLESYTANFLSAGYDVPTISRMTPEDLTAIGVTKPGHRKKISTEIGQLSIAEWLPNYIPADLMDWLSAIGLPQYHKKLVNNGYDSITIVTDLTWEDLQEIGINKLGHQKKIMLAVKKLRDLRKSLNQAEATLARRKVPGALDIVTIESLENGECQSPHTPKMTTFQDSELSYELQTAMSNSCHETLGIKSSQGMSRSQESIGVRSRGSGHSQDNVLSRHLSSPSQESLGSGESSSSSGQSCGPPRGKESPASLPGRPSPEPYGKLISPEGLNGYANGSGGSPLKERNLPEGTDQYARPVAQKGAGTPAVTPCTPPQTPSKATAPYVFMYPHVSLKSPTVPSLLGVEQPKTLAHPYPSISSGQKSSLQSSAQKAFSYLHSQCGPTEPPAMPPTPGVAPSAWQAGEQHNGGEGFKYKKRSHSLNRYALSDGEHEEEEGAPTSTLGSYATLTRRPGRSQMPRACLQTDAKVTRSQSFAIRAKRKGPPPPPPKRLSSVSSALSAEAGGEQPPNPEQQPAAPQDVADAGASPSNAGHSRTVKSLAAALEGTPGASPPKPLLAPKPLHVAQDSLSRADVDNESYNGGDTSSATLSDTGKDPFESSKPRRRTFSEPSAPMTEVDAQGGREDACSDTEEEAKPGVSSSSSQNSSSECIPFAEEGNLTIKQRPKPTGHPKADTAMLDTEPGSQPAELPCSAGKEPAAPATTKEPPVLEFNLTESDTVKRRPRFREREPLQAVLKAFSMAGQAEAGASPAPQYAQAQAVSIAGPAGPAPRPGLAGDAFDDDSVEFRIAEIEKSILSLEKGIKKAPSPTKAPSPTELLGTTVVRTPAPDIPAKHTSVASTKLVFSGPKTIYQQVLQPSRHTVAPWAATEAVPDVIGSLAGPGSLTLEVGSKVSAKPLAAAPGVALAQQRLEQTNSSLAATLQAAEKKITVEEAESHPGAVHSAKNILEDISNMFDDLADQLDAMLD
- the CASKIN2 gene encoding caskin-2 isoform X4 gives rise to the protein MGREQELIQAVKNGDVPGVQKLVAKIKASKSKLLGSAKRLNVNYQDADGFSALHHAALGGSLDLISLLLEAQATVDIKDSNGMRPLHYAAWQGRVEPVRVLLRAAASVNMASLDGQIPLHLSAQYGHYEVSEMLLQHQSNPCLINKAKKTPLDLACEFGRLKVAQLLLNSHLCVALLEGQSKDATDPNYTTPLHLAAKNGHKEIIRQLLKAGIEINKQTKTGTALHEAALYGKTEVVRLLLEGGVDVNIRNTYNQTALDIVNQFTTSHASKDIKQLLREASGILKVRALKDFWNLHDPTALNVRAGDVITVLEQHPDGRWKGHIHDAQKGTDRVGYFPPSIAEVISKRTAGDRNSVGSEGSIGSIRSAGSGQSTEGTNGQSTSILIENARPLPSAGDDLQQHLLGSEPRNGQLTSPAGTQSHQTPGSCPPGDGVFSHQFLRPEQLLEGKDAEAIYNWLSEFQLESYTANFLSAGYDVPTISRMTPEDLTAIGVTKPGHRKKISTEIGQLSIAEWLPNYIPADLMDWLSAIGLPQYHKKLVNNGYDSITIVTDLTWEDLQEIGINKLGHQKKIMLAVKKLRDLRKSLNQAEATLARRKVPGALDIVTIESLENGECQSPHTPKMTTFQDSELSYELQTAMSNSCHETLGIKSSQGMSRSQESIGVRSRGSGHSQDNVLSRHLSSPSQESLGSGESSSSSGQSCGPPRGKESPASLPGRPSPEPYGKLISPEGLNGYANGSGGSPLKERNLPEGTDQYARPVAQKGAGTPAVTPCTPPQTPSKATAPYVFMYPHVSLKSPTVPSLLGVEQPKTLAHPYPSISSGQKSSLQSSAQKAFSYLHSQCGPTEPPAMPPTPGVAPSAWQAGEQHNGGEGFKYKKRSHSLNRYALSDGEHEEEEGAPTSTLGSYATLTRRPGRSQMPRACLQTDAKVTRSQSFAIRAKRKGPPPPPPKRLSSVSSALSAEAGGEQPPNPEQQPAAPQDVADAGASPSNAGHSRTVKSLAAALEGTPGASPPKPLLAPKPLHVAQDSLSRADVDNESYNGGDTSSATLSDTGKDPFESSKPRRRTFSEPSAPMTEVDAQGGREDACSDTEEEAKPGVSSSSSQNSSSECIPFAEEGNLTIKQRPKPTGHPKADTAMLDTEPGSQPAELPCSAGKEPAAPATTKEPPVLEFNLTESDTVKRRPRFREREPLQAVLKAFSMAGQAEAGASPAPQYAQAQAVSIAGPAGPAPRPGLAGDAFDDDSVEFRIAEIEKSILSLEKGIKKAPSPTKAPSPTELLGTTVVRTPAPDIPAKHTSVASTKLVFSGPKTIYQQVLQPSRHTVAPWAATEAVPDVIGSLAGPGSLTLEVGSKVSAKPLAAAPGVALAQQRLEQTNSSLAATLQAAEKKITVEEAESHPGAVHSAKNILEDISNMFDDLADQLDAMLD
- the CASKIN2 gene encoding caskin-2 isoform X1, with the protein product MGREQELIQAVKNGDVPGVQKLVAKIKASKSKLLGSAKRLNVNYQDADGFSALHHAALGGSLDLISLLLEAQATVDIKDSNGMRPLHYAAWQGRVEPVRVLLRAAASVNMASLDGQIPLHLSAQYGHYEVSEMLLQHQSNPCLINKAKKTPLDLACEFGRLKVAQLLLNSHLCVALLEGQSKDATDPNYTTPLHLAAKNGHKEIIRQLLKAGIEINKQTKTGTALHEAALYGKTEVVRLLLEGGVDVNIRNTYNQTALDIVNQFTTSHASKDIKQLLREASGILKVRALKDFWNLHDPTALNVRAGDVITVLEQHPDGRWKGHIHDAQKGTDRVGYFPPSIAEVISKRTGMVVPRVAPTHQRQGPPGALPVPPGGLQHLPDECPHQAAPSVTLTRTAPGPDSSAGDRNSVGSEGSIGSIRSAGSGQSTEGTNGQSTSILIENARPLPSAGDDLQQHLLGSEPRNGQLTSPAGTQSHQTPGSCPPGDGVFSHQFLRPEQLLEGKDAEAIYNWLSEFQLESYTANFLSAGYDVPTISRMTPEDLTAIGVTKPGHRKKISTEIGQLSIAEWLPNYIPADLMDWLSAIGLPQYHKKLVNNGYDSITIVTDLTWEDLQEIGINKLGHQKKIMLAVKKLRDLRKSLNQAEATLARRKVPGALDIVTIESLENGECQSPHTPKMTTFQDSELSYELQTAMSNSCHETLGIKSSQGMSRSQESIGVRSRGSGHSQDNVLSRHLSSPSQESLGSGESSSSSGQSCGPPRGKESPASLPGRPSPEPYGKLISPEGLNGYANGSGGSPLKERNLPEGTDQYARPVAQKGAGTPAVTPCTPPQTPSKATAPYVFMYPHVSLKSPTVPSLLGVEQPKTLAHPYPSISSGQKSSLQSSAQKAFSYLHSQCGPTEPPAMPPTPGVAPSAWQAGEQHNGGEGFKYKKRSHSLNRYALSDGEHEEEEGAPTSTLGSYATLTRRPGRSQMPRACLQTDAKVTRSQSFAIRAKRKGPPPPPPKRLSSVSSALSAEAGGEQPPNPEQQPAAPQDVADAGASPSNAGHSRTVKSLAAALEGTPGASPPKPLLAPKPLHVAQDSLSRADVDNESYNGGDTSSATLSDTGKDPFESSKPRRRTFSEPSAPMTEVDAQGGREDACSDTEEEAKPGVSSSSSQNSSSECIPFAEEGNLTIKQRPKPTGHPKADTAMLDTEPGSQPAELPCSAGKEPAAPATTKEPPVLEFNLTESDTVKRRPRFREREPLQAVLKAFSMAGQAEAGASPAPQYAQAQAVSIAGPAGPAPRPGLAGDAFDDDSVEFRIAEIEKSILSLEKGIKKAPSPTKAPSPTELLGTTVVRTPAPGMWACRDVPEVVVGPEAPSWVGTGGEENVCHPMPSFADIPAKHTSVASTKLVFSGPKTIYQQVLQPSRHTVAPWAATEAVPDVIGSLAGPGSLTLEVGSKVSAKPLAAAPGVALAQQRLEQTNSSLAATLQAAEKKITVEEAESHPGAVHSAKNILEDISNMFDDLADQLDAMLD